In Desulfobacter hydrogenophilus, the genomic stretch TGGTTCCTGCAATTTCAGGGCTGATGTAGACCTGTCCTTTTGCCACCAGGCGGATGGCCGAAATCAGTTCTCTTGCGATGCAGTTTTTCAGGATATATCCGGATACGCCCGCCTGAAACATGCCTTCCACAAAACGCTTGTCCGAATACATGGAAAGAGCCAGAACTTTGGTGCCGGGGGCCTCGGACAGGATTCTCCGGGTGGCGTCCATACCGTTTAACTCAGGCATGGAGACATCCATGACCACAAGATCCGGTCTGAATTTTTTAACTGCAGACAGGGCGGCCCGTCCACTATCCGCCTCAGCAAGAACCAAAAGATCTTTTTCACTTTCAAGAAGCAGCCTGAGCCCTTCACGAATCACATGATGATCATCGGCGAGAATGATATTTATTTCCATGATGCTTCCTTAAGCTGTTATGCAGGATTCTCAAAATGGCCCGGGTTCCCGCACCGGATTCAGACAAGACCGTAAACTTGCCGCCAATGGCGTTGAACCGTTCCCGAATGCTGAAAAGTCCGAATCCGATACTTTTATACTGTTTTTCAGGATCAAACCCAATTCCGTTATCCGTAACACAGATTTCAAAAAAATGCGCTCCTTGGGACAGGTGGATCGTTATTTTTGAGGCGTTTGCGTGTTTGATGATATTGTGGAGTAATTCTCTTACCGTCCTAAAAATAAGAATGCTCAGACTGTTATCCAGCCGATCTTCCTCCAGATCTCCCTCCAGAAGCGTGTCGATGTCGTTTTCCCTGCAGGTGTTTTCCAAAAGCCACTCCAGGGCGGGCTTAAGTCCCAGTTCATAAAGTATTGGTGGGCTGATTTCAAAGGTCAAGGTCCGGGTTTCCCGAATAATTTCATCAAGTTTATCTTCTATCTCGTTTAATTCCCCGGCCCGGGCCGTATTGACCGAAGTCCAGGACGTCCTGAGCATTGAAAGTTTTAACTGACAGATCGCCAGATTTTGACTGATCTGGTCGTGAAGGTCTGATGCAAGCCGTCTTCTTTCCCTCTCTTCCGTTAACAGGAGTTTGTAAGTGAGTTGCCGCAGCCGGGTCCGCTGGGACTGGAGTTTTTCTTCGTAACTTTTCCGCTCCCGGATTTCGTGATTCAGACGACTATTGGTCTGTTTCAAATTTTCATGAACTATGACAAGTTTATTAAAAAGCGTTTGAAACTCACCGCATAAAATGCCTATTTCGTCATTCCGGTTTAAAAAAAGAGAAAATGAGGTCTGTTTTGAATTCCCTAAAGAAACGACCCTTGCTGTCAGTTTCCCCAAAGGCGCAATCACGACATGGTTCAATAAGAAAAACATCACAAGCAGCAGGATAAACCCGGCCAAAACAGTGGCAATCAGAACAAAAAACATGGTGTTCATTGCATATTTCATAATCTGCCGGGGAATTTCGGCCCGGATAATGAGGTCAGAAGAATCGGTCAGTCCCTTGAAAACATCGTATACAAAAAGCATGTTTTTATCCTGTTCTTCAAATACGGGACCTAAATTTTTTTGCACGCTTTCAAATATGGAACTGGATTCAGCCGGGATGGACGGATCCTGTGAAAGCCAATACCAATGGTCCACCTTGGTCTGGTCCGTCAGGGTTCTCATGTATGCCTCGTTCAGAAAGCGCCCCATGATCATATAGCCTTTTGCCGGTCCAAGGTGCAGGCTTCGGATGACAGGCCGGGACGCCACAAGAAGAGGACCTTTATCGGTGGCATAAACCCCTGCAACACAGCTTTCTATATCTTTGGTGTGTGCTAAGAATGCGTGGGACAATGGGAAACGATCATCAGGGAATTGGTTGATATTCAGTTCCAGGCCGGTCTTTAAATCCAACATTTTTTTCCAGAGGACACGGCCATCCAGATCCAGAAGGATAATGACGTTTAATCTGTTGTCGATAAAAGTTGTACGAACAAGGTTCGACCGGATGAAGTCCATATTTGTGTTCTGAACGAACTCATAAGCATCATCCCACGCCGCCCAGTCATGGACAAATTCGTCCAGATAATGAATTTCCCTTCTCAGTGCTTCAAGACACCGGTTCAGATCTTTCTCGGCCTCAAGCCTTTCCTGCAAAACAAAACTTGGAAAAACCACAAAACGTTCAATAACGTAGCTCAAAACACCGTATACGAGCAGCACCGCCAACAAAACGCCCAGAATTTTTGTTTTTAATTTCATGGCCAATAGTATTTAATTGCAGGAGTAGGATCAAGTTTATTCCCTCGCGTTTGGAGTTGGAAGAAAAAAGACCAGCACCCCAGCGCCGAAAACGGCACTGAGCAGGGATGCTGCCAGGATACCGGTTTTTGCAGCTTCCAGCTCCGGATTCTCCAAGGCCAGACCGGCAACGAACAAAGACATGGTGAATCCGATTCCCGCCAAAAAGCCTGCACCGGTCAAAGGCCCCCAGGTAATACCACGCGGCAGCCGCGCTATCCCGGTTTTCACCGCCAGCCAACTAAACGCAACAATACCGATAGGTTTGCCCAAAAAAAGACCACAGACAACAGCCAGGGCAACAGGATCGGTGAACCCTTCGGGCCGCAGTGCCACACCGGCATTGGCAAGGGCAAACAGAGGCATAATCACGAAACTGGTCCAAGGGTGCAGCTGATTTTCAAAACGCTGCTGGGGGGAGATGGATTCCCGGGTCGCGTCCTCCATGTCACGCAGCGCCTTGTACCGTGCCTTGGGATCGGACCATTGGTCGCCCTGCAGGTAGCAGAGCGTACGCCGCGCCATCGTTCCCAGTCGTCCTTGGCCCACCCAGCTGCGGGTGGGGGCAAGCAGTCCGAAAGCAACCCCCGCCAAGGTGGGGTGAATGCCCGATTCATACAGGGCCGCCCACACGAACAACATGCACAGCCCGTACACGGCCATATTGCGGATACCCAACCGGAAAAACACCAGTGTCAGGCAAAGTCCGCCTACGGCCAGGGCAAGTGCTGTCAGATGGACTGTTTCCGTATAGCCGACGGCGATCACCACAATGGCACCGATATCATCGGCAATGGCCAAGGAGAGCAACATGACCCGCAAGCTGTTTGGCACCCTGTCCCGAAGCAAGGCCAGAAGCCCCACAACAAAGGCGATGTCCGTGGCCATGGGAATTCCCCAGCCGTCTGTTGACGGCCCCTCGTTAATGAGCATCAGGTAAATGCCGGCAGGTACCAGCATGCCGCCAATTGCTGCAGCAATGGGCAGGACGACGCTTCGGATGTCACTGAGTTCCCCGACTACAAGCTCTCGTTTGACCTCCAGGCCGACCACAAAGAAAAAGATAGCCATCAGCCCATCATTTATCCAATGTTTCAGCGACAGGTCCAGGGTAATATTTCCGACAGATATCGCCGCATGGGTATCCCAAATGGCCTGAAAACCGCCGGCGGCCGGGGTATTGGCCAGCAATAATGCTGCAACAGCCGCCCCAAGCAGTACAAAACCGCTGGCCGATTCCACATGCAAAAAGCGTTTAAACGGATCGACCATCTTGTCGATGGGTTCGTCCGGAAACGCTGAAAAGTCTTCCGAAGTGGTTAGATACTCGCACTCCTGGGGATCAATATACTGATCCCTTGATCCTGACTTATTCTGTTCTTTTGTTTCTTTCTTGGACATTTTTCAAACCATTTTCTATAATTTTTAAGAGAAGGATATTTGTGATTTCCTCTTTGAGTTCCACACCGGCTTTTTCGTTTTCGTCCTGGGCTTACTTTTTTTCAGCTTAAGCCTGTTTTGCTTTGGCCTCTTTTTCCCAGGCCGTAATTTGAGATTCCAGTTTGTCTATCAAAATACTCTTTTGTGGACATGGGTATTTTCCTTTGTTGTCTTCAAATATATTAGGCCCAAGTTCAAAATAAAACCTTCCACATGGTTTGCCTTTTCATCCGTTTTCTTCGTTGTGTCAATGGGTACATATACTTCAATATGCTCCCATTGCCACGCCTTGAATACGAACGAAAATTCTAAACCATATTTTGGAATATTTTATTCCGATCATAGGCCTTATTTTTGTAATGTTCTTCTTTTATCAAAAAAATAAAAAACTATTATATTTTGCCAACCGGAACGGGTAAATGGGTAGATACCCGTATTCTTAATTCCGATCATCACCATGTCAGAAATATCAGTGCCGTCCCCAAACGAAGGGCGCCGGGTTAGCAGTCCCCATCCCAAAAACAATGAATTCCATGAAAACGTCCGAGAACTGCCGGTCAATATTGATTTGCCCGAACGGCCGATGATCGATAGTCCTGACATCCACAGCGATCATTGCTGGACTGTTTTTTAAATGTCATCACCCTGATTCCTTGACTGATTATGGGGACAGTGATAGCTTTGTCATGCAAAATTTCAAAACAGTTCACAACGTATCTAAGCAGATTACATCAGGAGGTCAGAACATGGAAATCATCGGCATAGATGTGGGGTTTGGTTTTACAAAAGCATACAACGGACAAAATTCGGTCATTTTCAAATCCCTCATCGGCGACGCAGCCGAAATTCAGTTTATGTCATCCATGGGCGATGCTGCAGCAACGGCCAATCTGCATATTACCCTGGACAATAAAACTTATTTTTTAGGATCCTATGCCGAACGACAGTCCAGCCTGACCGAATATACCCTTGACCAGGAAAAAATGGTGGAAGAATTCATCAAGATTCTGGCCCTTGCAGCGGCAGGTACATGTTCCCAGACCTATGGCCCGATCAATGTGGTAACCGGCTTACCTGTTGCGTACTTAAAACGGGATACCAAGCGGCTTAAAGAAATTATCCAGGGTGAACACGAAATCATCTATCACCACCAGGACGCACCAGATGAACATAGAAAACTTTCAATTGACAAGGTATATGTCATACCCCAGCCTATTGGGTCCATCTTCAACCTGATTTTTGACGATAACGGAAAAATCTGCGACAGGGATCTTGCGGCCTCCAAACTCGGAGTGGTGGATATTGGTTTTAAAACAACTG encodes the following:
- a CDS encoding response regulator, with the protein product MEINIILADDHHVIREGLRLLLESEKDLLVLAEADSGRAALSAVKKFRPDLVVMDVSMPELNGMDATRRILSEAPGTKVLALSMYSDKRFVEGMFQAGVSGYILKNCIARELISAIRLVAKGQVYISPEIAGTIVDGYLLRSVSENDTSRRINRKMLTDREREILQLISEGQNTKEIAEKLHVSTKTVDAHRRNIMEKIGANSIAELTKFAIREGITTL
- a CDS encoding CHASE4 domain-containing protein, with amino-acid sequence MKLKTKILGVLLAVLLVYGVLSYVIERFVVFPSFVLQERLEAEKDLNRCLEALRREIHYLDEFVHDWAAWDDAYEFVQNTNMDFIRSNLVRTTFIDNRLNVIILLDLDGRVLWKKMLDLKTGLELNINQFPDDRFPLSHAFLAHTKDIESCVAGVYATDKGPLLVASRPVIRSLHLGPAKGYMIMGRFLNEAYMRTLTDQTKVDHWYWLSQDPSIPAESSSIFESVQKNLGPVFEEQDKNMLFVYDVFKGLTDSSDLIIRAEIPRQIMKYAMNTMFFVLIATVLAGFILLLVMFFLLNHVVIAPLGKLTARVVSLGNSKQTSFSLFLNRNDEIGILCGEFQTLFNKLVIVHENLKQTNSRLNHEIRERKSYEEKLQSQRTRLRQLTYKLLLTEERERRRLASDLHDQISQNLAICQLKLSMLRTSWTSVNTARAGELNEIEDKLDEIIRETRTLTFEISPPILYELGLKPALEWLLENTCRENDIDTLLEGDLEEDRLDNSLSILIFRTVRELLHNIIKHANASKITIHLSQGAHFFEICVTDNGIGFDPEKQYKSIGFGLFSIRERFNAIGGKFTVLSESGAGTRAILRILHNSLRKHHGNKYHSRR
- the nhaA gene encoding Na+/H+ antiporter NhaA, with translation MSKKETKEQNKSGSRDQYIDPQECEYLTTSEDFSAFPDEPIDKMVDPFKRFLHVESASGFVLLGAAVAALLLANTPAAGGFQAIWDTHAAISVGNITLDLSLKHWINDGLMAIFFFVVGLEVKRELVVGELSDIRSVVLPIAAAIGGMLVPAGIYLMLINEGPSTDGWGIPMATDIAFVVGLLALLRDRVPNSLRVMLLSLAIADDIGAIVVIAVGYTETVHLTALALAVGGLCLTLVFFRLGIRNMAVYGLCMLFVWAALYESGIHPTLAGVAFGLLAPTRSWVGQGRLGTMARRTLCYLQGDQWSDPKARYKALRDMEDATRESISPQQRFENQLHPWTSFVIMPLFALANAGVALRPEGFTDPVALAVVCGLFLGKPIGIVAFSWLAVKTGIARLPRGITWGPLTGAGFLAGIGFTMSLFVAGLALENPELEAAKTGILAASLLSAVFGAGVLVFFLPTPNARE